Sequence from the Paenibacillus tundrae genome:
CCATAAAACGATAACGGTCACTTTCCACTCGAAGCACTAGAACCGTTTTGTCTCCGATGCCATTGGCAATTTTCTCTCTAGCCAGCTTCGCCTTCTCATCGAATTCGACTAATAACTGGTTGGCTTCCTCGGTCTTATTGAAGATCGCGGCCAGCTTCGGCATAGCCAGATTCATCTCATAGTTGGTATCCATAGCTAGCGTTGGCGCAATTTTTGATAGTTCATCATACACAGCTTGCTCCATCCCCGCACCCCTCATAATGATTAAATCCGGAGCTAGTCCGAGCAGTTGTTCATAGTTGAATTGATATTGCTCAGATTGCACCATCTGCACGCCATGTTCCTCAAAATAAGGTGCTCGATAGTCTGGCTCTATCTCTGGTACAAAGGCCACCATCTGTGGGGTAACACCCATTTCAATTAAAAACTCAGCATAAATGGAATCAAGCACAAGCATATTTTTAGGCTCAGTCGGAATGGTTACTTCTCCAAACTGATCCTGAATAACTTTGGTTGTACTTACCTCTGTTTCTTCTCCCGCTGTTGCAGTCTCATTCGTAGTTCCATTGGAACACGCGGCTAATATCAAACTTAATACCACCAGCAAAACGCCAAACCTCAAATTCTTCAATCCTGGTAACATGATGTACTCGCCCCTTATATTGATAATGATTATTATTATCAGATGTTATCAAATAAGAAGCGGCTCTTCCATAGTGAATCGTGCGTATCCGAATGGATTATTGTGCTCCAGCGTGATCAATATTCGTCAACTTCTCCACGATCTGATGCAATATCTGAGTATGCCCGATGAGTCCATATCCA
This genomic interval carries:
- a CDS encoding ABC transporter substrate-binding protein, whose translation is MLPGLKNLRFGVLLVVLSLILAACSNGTTNETATAGEETEVSTTKVIQDQFGEVTIPTEPKNMLVLDSIYAEFLIEMGVTPQMVAFVPEIEPDYRAPYFEEHGVQMVQSEQYQFNYEQLLGLAPDLIIMRGAGMEQAVYDELSKIAPTLAMDTNYEMNLAMPKLAAIFNKTEEANQLLVEFDEKAKLAREKIANGIGDKTVLVLRVESDRYRFMGPKAANSSVFFYDTLGLNSPEVIKDSDVWFNPFSLEFLSEMNPDYIFLEDRSLKGYDTKQSMENLKESIVWTNLDAVKNDRVYPLKTSDFTSGVGPIGSVKLMDYVVEKLVP